The Streptococcus oralis DNA window CAACTCTTTTCTGACAACCTGCGCAATCTCCTCTTGGTTGCTCCGCTGAAAGGGCGCGTGATTTTAGGATTTGACCCTGCTTTTCGTACAGGTGCCAAGCTTGCTGTCGTTGATACGACAGGGAAAATGCTGACGACTCAGGTCATTTATCCTGTCAAACCAGCATCAGCTCGTCAGATCGAAGAAGCCAAGCGAGACTTGGCAGACTTGATTGGTCAGTATAGTGTCGAAATTATTGCTATCGGAAATGGAACGGCCAGCCGGGAAAGCGAAGCCTTTGTGGCGGAAGTTCTGAAAGATTTTCCTGAGGTCAGCTATGTTATCGTCAATGAAAGTGGCGCTTCTGTATACTCTGCCAGCGAACTTGCTCGTCAGGAGTTTCCAGAATTAACTGTTGAAAAACGCTCTGCTATCTCTATCGCTCGACGTTTGCAAGATCCCCTCGCTGAATTGGTCAAAATTGATCCCAAGTCAATCGGTGTTGGTCAATACCAGCACGATGTCAGTCAGAAGAAACTGTCTGAAAGTCTGGACTTTGTCGTGGATACCGTGGTTAACCAAGTCGGTGTCAATGTCAATACAGCCAGCCCAGCACTTCTTTCCCATGTAGCTGGACTCAATAAAACCATTTCTGAAAATATCGTCAAATACCGTGAGGAAGAAGGAAAAATTACTTCACGCGCTCAAATTAAGAAAGTTCCTCGCCTGGGAGCTAAAGCCTTTGAGCAAGCTGCTGGTTTCCTCCGTATCCCGGAAAGTAGCAATATTCTTGATAATACAGGAGTTCATCCAGAGAACTATGCTGCCGTCAAGGAGCTCTTCAAACGCTTGGATATCAAAGACTTGAATGAAGAGGCACAAAGTAAGCTTAAGTCCCTTTCAGTTAAGGAGATGGCACAGGAACTGAATCTTGGCCCAGAAACCCTTAAAGATATCATTGCTGACCTTCTCAAACCTGGTCGAGATTTCCGGGACTCCTTTGATGCTCCTGTGCTTCGCCAAGATGTCTTGGATATCAAAGACTTAAAAGTCGGCCAGAAGCTAGAAGGTGTGGTGCGTAATGTCGTTGACTTCGGTGCATTCGTTGATATCGGGATTCACGAGGATGGCTTGATCCATATTTCCCACATGAGTCGTAAATTTATCAAACATCCCAGCCAAGTGGTGTCAGTCGGAGATTTGGTAACGGTTTGGGTTAAAAAAATCGATACTGAACGTGAAAAAGTTAATCTGTCGCTCTTAGCTCCAGATGAAACTGACTGAGTACGTTCAGTCTGTTTCACTCGAAGACTTTGGTAGACCTTTTATACACCAAGCCCGGTGGAATTCTCGTCTGCGAACGACAGGTGGGCGATTTTTCCCTAAAGATGGGCATTTGGATTTTAATCCCAAGGTCTATAATGAACTTGGTTTGGAGGTTTTTCGGAAAATCGTGCGTCATGAACTCTGTCACTACCACCTTTATTTTCAGAAAAAGGGTTATCGACATAAGGACCGAGATTTCAAGGAACTTTTGAAAGAAGTGGATGGACTGCGCTATGTTCCCCCTTTGAAAGACCAAAGTAATTTCCTGGTCTATCAGTGCCAATCCTGCCAGCAGACTTATCAGCGCAAGCGTAGGATTGATACAAAACGCTATCGCTGTGGCGTCTGCCGTGGCAAACTCGTCATCATAAATCGGCCTAAGGACTGATGTTTTTGTCCCCGTTTCATGCTATACTACTTGTAAGAATACCGAAAGAGGAACAAATCATGAATAATAAATTTTATAAAGTGAAACGAAATAGTATGGTATCGGGAGTTTTAGCTGGCCTATCAGACAAGTGGAATTTTGATGTCACCTTAGTTCGCTTTCTCTTCGCCATTTTTACCATATCAAATTTTGGGATTGGCGTGATTATCTACATCATCCTCGCCTCTATCCTGCCAACTAAGGAAGAGATTGAAGCAGAAATGTACGGAACAGGACCACGCAAACGCAAGGAAGCCGAAGCCATTGATGACAATGATGGACGGTTTTGGTGAGTTGGATTTTGAAATAGTTTATAGATACTTTCCTTATTTCTCAAAGAGGTCAGAAAAAGAAGTGAACCTTAACCCTTGTATCCACAAGGGTTTTCTTCTTGCCTTTCTTTTATGGTAAAATATTGATAGCGAAATTGCTTGATATTCCTCAATCTTACAAAAATGTAAGATTAAAGTCTCTTTTGTAAGGTTAGGTTATGGCAAGCCATCTTTTTTTGCGATAAACTAGACTCATAAAGAACAAAGGAGCAAAACCATGAAAAGAATATTACAAAAGAAAAGAAGAAAACCAAGTCAAAAAGATATCGAGCGTGTTCAACTGGGATGCGCTATGATGCAAGCACAGTTTCAAATGATGGGATATTAAGAAGGAGATAACAATGACACTTTTAGATGTAAAACACGTTCAAAAAATCTACAAAACACGTTTCCAAGGTAACCAAGTAGAGGCCCTCAAAGACATTCACTTTACTGTAGAAAAGGGTGACTACGTTGCCATCATGGGAGAGTCTGGCTCAGGGAAGTCTACCCTACTCAACATCCTAGCTATGCTGGATAAACCAACTCGTGGTCAGGTTTACCTAAATGGAACAGACACAGCAACCATTAAAAATTCTCAGGCTTCTAGCTTCCGTCGTGAGAAGTTGGGATTTGTCTTCCAAGACTTTAACTTGCTAGATACCCTGTCTGTTAAGGACAATATCTTACTTCCGTTAGTGTTATCACGAAAACCTATCACAGAGATGATGAAAAAATTGGTGGTGACTGCTGAGAATCTAGGCATAAACCAATTGCAAGAGAAGTACCCTTATGAGATTTCTGGTGGTCAAAAGCAACGGGTAGCAGTAGCACGCGCCATCATCACAGAACCTGAAATTCTCCTTGCCGATGAGCCAACAGGAGCCCTTGACTCCAAGTCATCTGCAGCACTTCTGGATGTATTTGATGAAATCAATGAACGTGGCCAAACCATTCTCATGGTAACTCACTCAACGGCAGCAGCCAGCAGGGCCAAGCGCGTTCTCTTTATCAAAGACGGCATTCTTTACAACCAAATCTACCGTGGAGACAAGACAGAGCGTCAGATGTTCCAAGAAATCTCTGATACTTTGACTGTTATGGCAAGCGAGGTGAATTAGTATGTTCCGATTAACCAATAAGTTAGCGGTATCCAACTTGATCAAAAACCGCAAACTCTACTATCCCTTTGCTTTAGCTGTTCTCTTAGCAGTGACCATCACCTATCTCTTTTACTCACTGTCGCTTAATCCTAACATTGGCAAGATCCGAGGGGGAGAAACTATCTCTATGACGCTTGCCCTCGGTATGGTGGTTGTTACCATCGCTTCTGGAATTATTGTACTTTATGCCAATAGTTTTGTCATGAAGAACCGCTCCAAGGAGCTGGGTGTATATGGTATGCTGGGTCTCGAAAAGCGCCATTTGATCAGTATGGTTTTTAAGGAGCTTCTTATTTTTGGTTCCTTAACCTTGACAGCTGGTCTCGGTCTAGGAGCTCTCTTTGATAAGCTAATCTTCGCCCTTCTTCTGAAGCTGATGAAGATGAAAGTGGAGCTCGTTTCGACTTTCCAACCAATTGTCTTTATCCTAGTTCTCATCGTCTTTGGAGCTATCTTCCTAGGTCTGATTTTTATCAATGCCTTTCGTATTGCACGCATGAATGCCCTTCAGCTCTCTCGTGAGAAGGCCAGTGGTGAGAAAAAAGGACGTTTCTTAGGTGTCCAAACCATTCTAGGTCTGATTAGTTTGGGAGCGGGTTACTATCTAGCAGTAACAGTCGAAAACCCACTTTCTGCTGTTCTGATTTTCTTCGTAGCAGTTTTGTTAGTAATTTTGGGAACTTATCTTCTCTTCAATGCAGGGATTACAGTTTTCTTACAAATCTTAAAGAAAAACAAGCGTTATTATTACCAACCCAACAACATGATTTCCGTATCCAATCTCATTTTCCGTATGAAGAAAAATGCGGTTGGTCTGGCGACGATTGCTATTCTCTCAACCATGGTCTTAGTGACTATGTCTGCTGCAACAAGTATCTTTAAGGCATCAGAAAACTTCAAGAAGGTCATGAATCCACATGATTTTGGGATTACAGGACAGAATGTTGAAAAAGAAGATATCGAAAAACTCTTGAGCCAGTATGCTAGTGAAAAAGGATTGACTGTCACAAAGAAAGAAGTCCTTACATACAGTAACTTTGGTGTGGCAAATCAAGAAGGTACGAAATTGACAATTTTTGAGAAAGGTCAAAATCGTGTTCAACCGAAAACTATTTTTATGGTCTTTGACCAAAAAGACTATGAGAATATGACAGGACAGAAACTTGCACTTTCAGGTAAGGAAGTTGGATTGTTTGCTCAAAACAAGCAACTTCAAGGTCAAAAAGAACTGACTCTGAATGACCAGACCTACACGATCAAAGAAGAAATCAAAAAAGATTTTATTCTTGAACATGTCCCAAATCAGTACAATATTCTAACTTCGGATTATAACTATTTGGTTGTTCCTGACTTGAAAGCCTTTCTTGACCAGCATCCTAATTCTTCCATCTTTAATCAATACTATGGTGGTATGAATGTAACGGCTAGTGAGGAAGAGCAGCTTAAAATTGCAGATGACTATTCAAAATTCGTTAACAACTTTAATAGAGAACTAAACAAAGAAGGAAGCTATGTTTACGGAAGCAATCTGGCTGATAGTAGTGCGCAGATGAGTGCTCTCTTTGGTGGAGTTTTCTTCATCGGTATCTTCCTCTCTATCATCTTTATGGTGGGAACGGTTCTTGTCATCTACTACAAACAAATCTCTGAAGGCTATGAAGATCGTGAACGCTTTATCATTTTGCAAAAAGTCGGTCTCGATCAAAAGCAAATCAAGCAAACCATCAATAAACAGGTCCTAACTGTTTTCTTCCTTCCATTGCTCTTTGCCTTCCTACACCTTGCTTTTGCCTATCATATGCTTAGCCTCATCCTAAAAGTCATTGGGGTGCTAGATGCGACCATGATGTTGACCGTCACTCTGTCCATCTGTGCCATCTTCCTTATCATCTATGTTTTGATCTTTATGATTACGTCAAGAAGCTATCGCAAGATTGTGCAAATGTAAAAAAGATACCTCGATATTTATCGAGGTATTTCTTTATCTTAAATGCTAAAGAGTTGTCCCAAGAGGAAGGTTACTCCCATGGTCAGAAGTCCGATACAGAGGTTACGGATCATAGCAGTTTTCGTAGGTGCCTTGCCTAGTTTAGCACTGGTATAGCCAGTGACAAGAAGGGAAAGGGCCACGATAAAAACAGTAGCAGGAATGCGATAATCGCTTGGAAAGATAGTGATAGAAAGCATAGGAGGAAGGCTTCCCAGTACAAAGGCGATAAAGCTAGAGATCGCAGCATGCCAAGGATTGGTAAACTCTTCGTACTCGATACCGTATTTTTCCTCAACCAAGGCTTTGAGTGGATTTTTTAAAAAGGCCTTGTTGGTCAAAAGTTGGGCGGACGTTTCACACTCACCATTTTGTAAGTAAGCAGCATAGAGGGATTGTTTTGCAGATTCGATGTCTTTATCCAAGAGTAATTGTTCTCGGGCAACAGCGGCTTCTTCCGTGTCTTTTTGAGTGGATACAGAGACATACTCTCCCCCTGCCATAGAAAAAGCACCAGCGAGGATAGCAGCCAAACCTGATAAAAAGATAATCCAGATATTGCTTGTCGCACTAGCAACCCCGATAACCACTCCAGCAATGGAAATAATCCCATCATTGGCACCCAGAACACCTGCGCGTAGGATATTAAGTCGGCCTGCAAAGTTTGCATCAATTTCATGTTTTATTTCAGTCATAGTCATCTCCTTTCTCTCCATTATAGAGAAAAGGGTAGGGGAATACAAACTTTTTAAACTATCTGAAAAAAGTTCTACGATTCTAATTTTTAGGCCCTTTGAAGTTTCTCCGAAAAAGTAGTGCTATCCTACTGTACTGGACCTTTTTAAACTTATCTATGGTATAATAGAAGATAGATTTATCAATTGGAGTATGAAGGATTTTATGATTAAACTTGTAGCAACCGATATGGATGGAACCTTTCTAGATGGAGAGGGTCGGTTTGATATGGAACGCCTCAAAAACGTACTTGTTTCCTACAAGGAAAAGGGGATTTATTTTGCTGTGGCTTCGGGTCGTGGGATCTTGTCCCTGAAAAAGTTGTTTGCGGATGTGCGTGACGAAGTGATTTTTATAGCTGAAAATGGCAGCTACGTTGAGTTTCATGGTGAGGATATGTACGAGGCTACGATGTCTCGCGACTTTTACTTGAGTACTTTTGAAGCTTTAAAGAAATCACCCTATTTTGATGAAAGAAAAATGCTTCTGACAGGGAAAAAAGCTTGTTATGTATTGGAAACAGTGGAAGAAACCTATCTAAAGTTAAGTAGTCACTACAATGAGAACATTCAAAAAGTAGAGAGTCTGGAAGCTATCACTG harbors:
- a CDS encoding Tex family protein, which gives rise to MDKKYEKISQDLGVTLKQIDTVLSLTAEGATIPFIARYRKDMTGSLDEVAIKAIIDLDKTLTNLNDRKEAVLAKIQEQGKLTKELEEAILAAEKLADVEELYLPYKEKRRTKATIAREAGLFPLARLILQNVDGLEKEGEKFVCEGFATGQEALAGAVDILVEALSEDVNLRSLTYQEVLRHSKITSQVKDESLDEKQVFQIYYDFSETVGNMQGYRTLALNRGEKLGILKVGFEHATDRILSFFAARFKVKNAYIDEVVQQSVKKKVLPAIERRIRTELTEKAEEGAIQLFSDNLRNLLLVAPLKGRVILGFDPAFRTGAKLAVVDTTGKMLTTQVIYPVKPASARQIEEAKRDLADLIGQYSVEIIAIGNGTASRESEAFVAEVLKDFPEVSYVIVNESGASVYSASELARQEFPELTVEKRSAISIARRLQDPLAELVKIDPKSIGVGQYQHDVSQKKLSESLDFVVDTVVNQVGVNVNTASPALLSHVAGLNKTISENIVKYREEEGKITSRAQIKKVPRLGAKAFEQAAGFLRIPESSNILDNTGVHPENYAAVKELFKRLDIKDLNEEAQSKLKSLSVKEMAQELNLGPETLKDIIADLLKPGRDFRDSFDAPVLRQDVLDIKDLKVGQKLEGVVRNVVDFGAFVDIGIHEDGLIHISHMSRKFIKHPSQVVSVGDLVTVWVKKIDTEREKVNLSLLAPDETD
- a CDS encoding SprT family protein codes for the protein MKLTEYVQSVSLEDFGRPFIHQARWNSRLRTTGGRFFPKDGHLDFNPKVYNELGLEVFRKIVRHELCHYHLYFQKKGYRHKDRDFKELLKEVDGLRYVPPLKDQSNFLVYQCQSCQQTYQRKRRIDTKRYRCGVCRGKLVIINRPKD
- a CDS encoding PspC domain-containing protein translates to MNNKFYKVKRNSMVSGVLAGLSDKWNFDVTLVRFLFAIFTISNFGIGVIIYIILASILPTKEEIEAEMYGTGPRKRKEAEAIDDNDGRFW
- a CDS encoding ABC transporter ATP-binding protein, which produces MTLLDVKHVQKIYKTRFQGNQVEALKDIHFTVEKGDYVAIMGESGSGKSTLLNILAMLDKPTRGQVYLNGTDTATIKNSQASSFRREKLGFVFQDFNLLDTLSVKDNILLPLVLSRKPITEMMKKLVVTAENLGINQLQEKYPYEISGGQKQRVAVARAIITEPEILLADEPTGALDSKSSAALLDVFDEINERGQTILMVTHSTAAASRAKRVLFIKDGILYNQIYRGDKTERQMFQEISDTLTVMASEVN
- a CDS encoding ABC transporter permease, which translates into the protein MFRLTNKLAVSNLIKNRKLYYPFALAVLLAVTITYLFYSLSLNPNIGKIRGGETISMTLALGMVVVTIASGIIVLYANSFVMKNRSKELGVYGMLGLEKRHLISMVFKELLIFGSLTLTAGLGLGALFDKLIFALLLKLMKMKVELVSTFQPIVFILVLIVFGAIFLGLIFINAFRIARMNALQLSREKASGEKKGRFLGVQTILGLISLGAGYYLAVTVENPLSAVLIFFVAVLLVILGTYLLFNAGITVFLQILKKNKRYYYQPNNMISVSNLIFRMKKNAVGLATIAILSTMVLVTMSAATSIFKASENFKKVMNPHDFGITGQNVEKEDIEKLLSQYASEKGLTVTKKEVLTYSNFGVANQEGTKLTIFEKGQNRVQPKTIFMVFDQKDYENMTGQKLALSGKEVGLFAQNKQLQGQKELTLNDQTYTIKEEIKKDFILEHVPNQYNILTSDYNYLVVPDLKAFLDQHPNSSIFNQYYGGMNVTASEEEQLKIADDYSKFVNNFNRELNKEGSYVYGSNLADSSAQMSALFGGVFFIGIFLSIIFMVGTVLVIYYKQISEGYEDRERFIILQKVGLDQKQIKQTINKQVLTVFFLPLLFAFLHLAFAYHMLSLILKVIGVLDATMMLTVTLSICAIFLIIYVLIFMITSRSYRKIVQM
- a CDS encoding VIT1/CCC1 transporter family protein encodes the protein MTEIKHEIDANFAGRLNILRAGVLGANDGIISIAGVVIGVASATSNIWIIFLSGLAAILAGAFSMAGGEYVSVSTQKDTEEAAVAREQLLLDKDIESAKQSLYAAYLQNGECETSAQLLTNKAFLKNPLKALVEEKYGIEYEEFTNPWHAAISSFIAFVLGSLPPMLSITIFPSDYRIPATVFIVALSLLVTGYTSAKLGKAPTKTAMIRNLCIGLLTMGVTFLLGQLFSI
- a CDS encoding Cof-type HAD-IIB family hydrolase; this encodes MIKLVATDMDGTFLDGEGRFDMERLKNVLVSYKEKGIYFAVASGRGILSLKKLFADVRDEVIFIAENGSYVEFHGEDMYEATMSRDFYLSTFEALKKSPYFDERKMLLTGKKACYVLETVEETYLKLSSHYNENIQKVESLEAITDEIFKFTTNFTEDTIEAGETWVNENVPGVNAMTTGFESIDIVLDYVDKGVAIVELAKKLGLTMDQVMAFGDNLNDLHMMQVVGHPIAPENARPEILELAEAVIGHHKDQSVMAYMEGL